In Candidatus Hadarchaeales archaeon, one DNA window encodes the following:
- a CDS encoding ATP/GTP-binding protein: protein MGTAGSGKTTLTHAFGRWMKRRGMKVAFLNLDPGCERLPFRPSFDLRRYFTLSGLMKEYGLGPNGAMVKASSLLERRAKGFAEEIRKVKAEVRLLDTPGQLEVFLFHGGRKLLSLLDGTSLSLFLFDASLLGDPAGLTLARLLNLSVQLRLGVPTLCVVNKVDLLEGGWEGLEEGLPKLEGMPGVEAELAGRLVTLLREFLPPSRVVGVSAKRGEGMERLYDLVHEVFCACGDLT, encoded by the coding sequence TTGGGGACCGCGGGTTCGGGTAAGACCACCCTCACACATGCCTTTGGGAGGTGGATGAAGAGGAGGGGAATGAAGGTGGCCTTCCTGAATCTCGATCCCGGCTGCGAGAGGCTCCCCTTCAGACCCTCTTTCGACCTGCGCAGGTACTTCACCCTTTCCGGTTTGATGAAAGAATATGGGCTGGGGCCCAACGGGGCCATGGTGAAGGCCTCCTCCCTTCTCGAGAGGAGGGCCAAGGGCTTCGCCGAGGAGATAAGGAAGGTGAAGGCCGAGGTGAGGCTGTTGGACACTCCGGGTCAGCTTGAGGTCTTTCTCTTCCACGGCGGGAGAAAGCTCCTTTCCCTCCTCGATGGGACCAGCCTCTCCCTCTTCCTCTTCGATGCCTCCCTCCTCGGGGATCCAGCTGGCCTCACCCTGGCAAGGCTCCTCAACCTCTCCGTTCAACTCAGGCTGGGGGTTCCCACCCTTTGCGTGGTGAACAAAGTGGACCTGCTCGAGGGTGGATGGGAGGGTCTGGAGGAAGGTCTGCCGAAGCTGGAGGGGATGCCTGGGGTGGAGGCGGAGTTGGCTGGAAGACTCGTCACCCTCCTTCGCGAGTTCCTTCCACCCAGCAGGGTGGTGGGGGTGAGCGCGAAAAGGGGAGAGGGAATGGAGAGACTCTACGATCTGGTCCACGAGGTCTTCTGCGCCTGCGGTGATTTGACCTAG